A portion of the Vibrio coralliirubri genome contains these proteins:
- the flgL gene encoding flagellar hook-associated protein FlgL — MLNRISSFHNYQSVQNDLRRQENKVHHNQAQLASGKKLQSPSDDPLATHYLQNIGQQSEQLKQYVDAITLVRNRLEHHEVLVSNTEGFADEAKRTVMEMINGALSPEDRLAKKREIQELANNFLHLANSQDESGNYTFAGTKPKNQPFFRDNEGNVTYQGDDYQRKMRVASSFEMAMNDPGSKMFMEIDNPFGDYEPQYELEPASELLLERATNSAEDGSTYKVTFVDMQTGNYAYQLEKDGAVVAAEDFDPSTGIVYEGLNIQLKGQITKGDSITLEPRKTFSIFDTFKEAAEQAENPVSDASATAKLHQVTEEFHAAFIHLTKARTDVGARLSTLDIQEQQHEDFKLSLAKAKSNFEDLDYSKAIIEFNENSRALQASQQAFGKTKDLTLFNYI; from the coding sequence ATGTTGAATCGTATCTCTAGCTTCCATAATTATCAGTCAGTACAAAATGACTTGCGCCGTCAAGAGAACAAGGTGCATCACAACCAAGCGCAACTTGCTTCGGGTAAGAAGTTACAGTCGCCAAGTGATGACCCATTAGCGACGCACTATTTGCAGAACATTGGTCAGCAGTCAGAACAGCTTAAACAGTATGTCGATGCGATTACTCTAGTCAGAAACCGTCTTGAGCATCATGAGGTATTGGTTTCTAACACTGAAGGCTTTGCTGATGAAGCAAAACGAACCGTGATGGAAATGATCAACGGTGCGCTTTCTCCAGAAGACCGTTTAGCTAAGAAGCGTGAAATTCAAGAACTGGCGAATAACTTCCTGCATTTAGCCAACTCTCAAGATGAGTCGGGTAACTACACATTTGCGGGTACTAAACCGAAAAATCAGCCTTTCTTTCGAGATAACGAAGGGAATGTGACATATCAAGGTGATGACTACCAACGCAAGATGCGTGTGGCAAGTAGCTTTGAAATGGCGATGAATGATCCGGGCAGCAAGATGTTTATGGAAATAGACAACCCGTTCGGTGATTATGAACCTCAATACGAGCTTGAACCTGCTTCTGAATTACTTTTGGAACGTGCGACGAACTCAGCTGAAGATGGGTCAACGTATAAAGTGACGTTCGTTGATATGCAGACAGGAAATTATGCTTATCAACTTGAAAAAGATGGCGCAGTGGTGGCCGCGGAAGATTTTGATCCTTCGACAGGCATTGTCTACGAAGGGCTGAATATCCAACTTAAAGGCCAGATCACGAAAGGTGACTCGATCACCTTAGAGCCGAGAAAGACATTCTCTATCTTTGATACGTTTAAAGAAGCCGCTGAACAGGCTGAAAATCCAGTATCGGATGCATCGGCGACGGCGAAATTGCACCAAGTAACCGAAGAGTTCCATGCCGCGTTTATTCATTTAACCAAGGCAAGAACCGATGTTGGTGCACGTTTAAGTACGCTGGATATTCAAGAGCAGCAACATGAAGATTTTAAGTTGTCTTTAGCAAAAGCAAAAAGCAACTTTGAAGACTTGGATTACTCGAAAGCGATCATTGAGTTCAATGAAAACTCTCGAGCACTACAGGCTTCTCAACAAGCGTTTGGCAAAACCAAAGACCTGACCTTGTTTAACTATATTTAA
- a CDS encoding flagellin: protein MAINVSTNVSAMTAQRYLNKASNDLATSMERLSSGHKINSAKDDAAGLQISNRLTAQSRGLDVAMRNANDGISIAQTAEGAMNESTNVLQRMRDLAIQSSNGTNSPAERTALNEESMALQDELNRIAETTSFGGRRLLNGSFGEASFQIGSNSGEAMIMALTSIRADDFRMGGTTFDSENGKDKSWEVPAQARDLKFEFRTKAGEDIVLDINTKAGDDIEELATYINGQSDLVNASVTDDGRIQLFVAEPDLEGAMSISGGLASELGIKSEGRATSVQDVSLTSVAGSQNAISVIDSAMKYVDSQRADLGAKQNRLSHSINNLANVQENVDASNSRIKDTDFAKETTQMTKSQILQQAGTSILAQAKQLPNSAMSLLQ, encoded by the coding sequence ATGGCTATCAATGTAAGCACTAACGTATCTGCTATGACAGCACAGCGTTACCTGAACAAAGCATCTAATGACTTAGCGACTTCTATGGAGCGTTTGTCATCGGGTCACAAGATCAACAGCGCAAAAGATGATGCAGCGGGTCTGCAAATCTCGAACCGCTTGACAGCTCAATCTCGTGGTCTTGATGTAGCAATGCGTAATGCCAACGACGGTATTTCAATTGCTCAAACCGCAGAAGGCGCGATGAACGAATCAACTAACGTATTACAACGTATGCGTGACCTAGCGATTCAATCATCAAACGGCACTAACTCTCCGGCGGAGCGTACGGCACTGAACGAAGAGTCGATGGCACTTCAAGATGAGCTTAACCGTATCGCTGAGACAACGTCTTTTGGTGGCCGTCGTCTATTGAACGGTTCATTTGGTGAAGCATCGTTCCAGATTGGTTCTAACTCTGGTGAAGCGATGATCATGGCTCTGACGAGCATTCGTGCCGATGACTTCCGCATGGGTGGTACAACGTTTGATTCTGAAAACGGCAAAGACAAGAGCTGGGAAGTGCCTGCACAAGCTCGCGATCTTAAGTTCGAATTCAGAACCAAAGCGGGTGAAGACATCGTTTTAGATATCAATACCAAAGCGGGCGATGATATCGAAGAGCTTGCGACTTACATTAATGGTCAGTCTGATCTTGTGAACGCATCGGTTACTGATGATGGTCGCATTCAACTATTCGTTGCTGAACCTGACCTTGAAGGTGCAATGTCTATCTCTGGTGGTCTAGCGTCTGAGCTAGGTATTAAGAGTGAAGGCCGCGCAACCTCTGTTCAAGATGTTAGCTTAACCAGCGTTGCGGGTTCACAGAACGCGATCAGCGTGATTGATTCTGCAATGAAGTACGTGGATTCACAGCGTGCTGATTTGGGTGCAAAACAGAACCGTCTAAGCCACAGTATTAATAACTTGGCAAACGTACAAGAGAACGTAGACGCTTCAAACAGCCGAATCAAAGATACGGACTTTGCGAAAGAGACGACGCAAATGACCAAATCACAAATTCTGCAACAAGCAGGTACTTCAATACTTGCTCAAGCAAAACAGTTGCCTAACTCTGCGATGTCATTATTGCAATAG
- a CDS encoding flagellin encodes MAVNVNTNVSAMTAQRYLNNANSAQQTSMERLASGSKINSAKDDAAGLQISNRLNVQSRGLDVAVRNANDGISIAQTAEGAMNETTNILQRMRDLSLQSSNGSNSKSERVAIQEEVTALNDELNRIAETTSFGGNKLLNGTHGTKSFQIGADNGEAVMLQLKDMRSDNAQMGGKSYQTENAKDKDWNVQAGSNDLKMSFTDNFGQAQEIDISAKAGDDIEELATYINGQQDSVKASVTEDGKLQMFTGNNKVEGEVAFSGSLAGELGMQPGKDVTVDTIDVTSVGGAQESVAIIDAALKYVDSHRAELGAFQNRFDHAISNLDNINENVNASKSRIKDTDFAKETTQMTKSQILSQASSSILAQAKQAPNSALSLLG; translated from the coding sequence ATGGCAGTGAATGTAAATACAAACGTTTCAGCGATGACAGCGCAACGTTACCTAAACAACGCAAACAGCGCACAACAAACATCAATGGAGCGTCTAGCTTCAGGCTCAAAAATCAACAGCGCAAAAGATGACGCTGCGGGCCTACAAATCTCGAACCGTTTGAACGTTCAGAGCCGCGGCCTTGATGTTGCTGTACGTAACGCGAACGACGGTATCTCAATTGCACAAACTGCTGAAGGTGCAATGAACGAGACAACCAACATCCTGCAACGTATGCGTGATTTGTCTCTACAATCTTCAAACGGCTCAAACTCAAAATCTGAGCGTGTAGCGATTCAAGAAGAAGTAACAGCACTGAACGACGAACTAAACCGTATCGCGGAAACAACGTCTTTTGGTGGTAACAAGCTGCTTAACGGTACTCATGGTACTAAATCATTCCAAATCGGTGCGGACAACGGTGAAGCGGTAATGCTTCAACTGAAAGACATGCGCTCTGATAACGCTCAGATGGGTGGTAAGAGCTACCAAACTGAGAACGCGAAAGATAAAGATTGGAACGTTCAAGCTGGCTCTAACGACCTAAAAATGTCGTTCACTGATAACTTCGGTCAAGCACAAGAAATCGACATCAGCGCAAAAGCGGGTGACGACATCGAAGAGCTAGCAACGTACATCAACGGTCAACAAGACTCTGTTAAAGCGTCTGTAACTGAAGACGGTAAGCTACAAATGTTTACTGGTAACAACAAAGTTGAAGGCGAAGTGGCATTCTCTGGCAGCCTTGCTGGCGAACTAGGCATGCAACCTGGCAAAGACGTAACGGTTGATACTATCGACGTAACATCAGTTGGCGGCGCACAAGAGTCTGTAGCTATTATCGATGCGGCACTTAAGTATGTAGATAGCCACCGTGCTGAGCTAGGTGCTTTCCAAAACCGTTTCGACCACGCTATCAGCAACTTAGACAACATCAACGAGAACGTTAACGCATCTAAGAGCCGTATTAAAGATACCGATTTCGCGAAAGAAACGACTCAGATGACTAAGTCTCAGATTCTTTCTCAAGCTTCAAGCTCGATCCTTGCTCAAGCGAAGCAAGCTCCGAACTCGGCACTTAGCCTACTAGGTTAA